One stretch of Zootoca vivipara chromosome 8, rZooViv1.1, whole genome shotgun sequence DNA includes these proteins:
- the TP53INP1 gene encoding tumor protein p53-inducible nuclear protein 1: MFQRLNNMFVGEINNLPRQEPEFSEKEEEEWILVDFIDTCTNFSMIEEEEEEEEEEEEEEDIHKASPVDNSPVCSFLPPSLECLADASESCFIQFDSCPMEESWFITPPPCFTAGGLTALKVETSPLENLLIEHPSMSVYAVHNTHHSLNKTSSGGGNDEEEEEEEEETEPRDINNPRPEAQSERGQQIRCYFAAVTAHSTFLEQTKSFRPSQWIKEHNERQYLNRNCLRRQNLTRGCYSRQLKNNGLFVHQPCQRHYNY; this comes from the exons ATGTTCCAGAGGCTGAATAATATGTTCGTGGGAGAAATCAATAATTTGCCCAGGCAAGAGCCAGAGTTCAgcgagaaagaagaggaggagtggaTTCTGGTGGATTTTATCG ACACCTGTACTAACTTCTCAATgattgaagaggaggaggaagaggaggaggaagaggaagaagaagaagatatccaTAAAGCATCGCCTGTGGACAATTCACCTGTCTGCTCTTTTCTGCCTCCTTCTTTGGAATGTTTGGCTGATGCCAGTGAATCTTGCTTTATTCAGTTTGACTCGTGCCCCATGGAAGAGAGCTGGTTCATTACACCACCTCCGTGTTTCACTGCGGGTGGCTTGACCGCTCTCAAAGTGGAAACCAGCCCCTTGGAGAACCTTCTGATCGAGCATCCCAGCATGTCTGTATATGCAGTCCATAATACCCACCACAGCCTCAACAAGACGAGCTCTGGTGGTGGtaatgatgaggaggaggaggaagaagaagaagagacagaGCCTCGTGATATAAACAATCCTAG ACCAGAAGCCCAAAGTGAAAGGGGTCAACAGATCCGATGCTATTTTGCAGCAGTCACTGCTCACTCAACCTTTCTCGAACAGACCAAGAGTTTTCGTCCTTCCCAGTGGATCAAAGAACACAACGAAAGACAATATCTGAACAGAAACTGCCTCCGTCGCCAAAACCTCACCAGGGGTTGCTACTCTCGGCAACTCAAGAACAACGGGTTGTTTGTTCACCAGCCTTGCCAGCGTCATTATAATTACTGA